A region from the Triticum urartu cultivar G1812 chromosome 1, Tu2.1, whole genome shotgun sequence genome encodes:
- the LOC125529428 gene encoding mediator of RNA polymerase II transcription subunit 15a-like, which produces MDPNWRPTQGSGPAAAAADPPPAGGDWRAQLQPEARGRIVDKIMETLKNRLPVSVSVAPEALNELQKIAAWFEQKVYTEATSQYDYLRKISLKLLSMETQRQQAAGNAQLIPNQNNPAPGLHPQGSNEAQTSAVPLMSQQQGRQPNASTSVQASSLTNIRQNLH; this is translated from the exons ATGGATCCCAACTGGCGGCCCACCCAAGGGTCTGgccccgccgctgccgccgctgaCCCGCCCCCCGCCGGAGGCGACTGGCGCGCCCAGCTCCAGCCCGAGGCGCGCGGCAGGATCGTCGATAAGAT AATGGAGACTCTGAAGAATCGTCTGCCAGTATCTGTGTCTGTGGCGCCAGAGGCACTGAACGAACTTCAAAAAATCGCTGCGTGGTTCGAACAAAAGGTCTATACCGAAGCAACCAGTCAG TATGATTATTTACGGAAGATTTCTCTGAAGTTGCTCTCCATGGAGACGCAGAGACAGCAGGCTGCTGGAAATGCTCAGCTGATTCCAAATCAAAACAACCCTG CCCCTGGACTCCATCCACAAGGCAGTAATGAAGCACAAACATCAGCAGTTCCCTTGATGTCTCAGCAACAAGGCCGGCAGCCAAATGCTTCTACATCTGTACAAGCTTCTTCACTCACTAATATCAGACAGAACttgcactag
- the LOC125539121 gene encoding PLAT domain-containing protein 1-like, with product MARLAALLLAFAVAVSTTALAHGRDLPTQIKLTNGGGVVGGDRQECVYTVYVRTGSIWKAGTDANITLELYTEGNADGVAISDLPSWGGLMWQGHSYFERGNLDIFSGRGPCMASAPCRMRVSSDGTGPHHGWYCNYVEVTVTGPHRGRAQQLFTVEQWLATDAAPYKLEAVVDRCPADDAASAYDRVRRRLDTCLIVFHQNDLPSCVMVR from the exons ATGGCTCGGCTCGCCGCCCTCCTCCTCGCCTTCGCCGTCGCCGTCTCCACCACCGCGCTGGCGCATGGCCGCGACCTCCCGACCCAGATCAAG CTGACAAATGGCGGCGGCGTGGTTGGCGGCGACAGGCAGGAGTGCGTGTACACGGTGTACGTGCGGACGGGGTCGATCTGGAAGGCCGGGACGGACGCCAACATCACCCTGGAGCTCTACACCGAAGGCAACGCCGACGGCGTGGCCATCTCGGACCTGCCGTCGTGGGGCGGGCTCATGTGGCAGGGCCACTCCTACTTCGAGCGCGGCAACCTCGACATTTTCAGCGGGCGCGGGCCGTGCATGGCCAGCGCGCCCTGCCGCATGAGGGTGTCCTCCGACGGCACCGGCCCGCACCACGGCTGGTACTGCAACTACGTCGAGGTCACCGTCACCGGCCCGCACCGCGGCCGCGCCCAGCAGCTCTTCACCGTCGAGCAGTGGCTCGCCACCGACGCCGCGCCCTACAAGCTCGAGGCCGTCGTCGACCGCTGCCCCGCCGATGACGCCGCGTCGGCGTATGACCGAGTACGCCGGCGTCTTGATACGTGTCTTATTGTTTTTCATCAAAACGATCTTCCTTCGTGTGTTATGGTTCGTTAA